A DNA window from Anaerocolumna sp. AGMB13020 contains the following coding sequences:
- a CDS encoding sensor histidine kinase, whose amino-acid sequence MNKKFDIKRKLTAYIFTRFIIWLMVYTFLLLGSFVLIGEILRSMTWYSDDLLYRLFSAISRRDVLFLGTLWVIGAIVIFLFFWFKTLGYLEKVTEAASQIYSSSEELINLPEELKELENRLNQSKLEYRKNERAARDAEQRKNDLVVYLAHDLKTPLTSVIGYLTLLRDEKEISEVLKEKYLAISLSKAEKLEELINEFFDITRFNLTNLTLELSRVNITRMLEQIVFEAGPALKEKDLNCRLNAESDIYIRCDVGKMQRVFDNLLRNAINYSFEEDTIIIAVKQKANDIHFIFINHGNTIPEEKLSRIFEQFYRLDTSRQSKTGGAGLGLAIAKEIVELHQGKITAASKDEVITFEITMPAML is encoded by the coding sequence TTGAATAAGAAATTTGATATCAAAAGGAAGCTGACTGCTTATATCTTTACCAGATTTATCATATGGCTGATGGTCTATACTTTTTTATTGCTGGGATCCTTTGTTCTAATCGGCGAAATTCTGCGCAGCATGACCTGGTATTCAGATGACCTGCTGTACCGGTTATTTTCGGCTATTAGCAGAAGAGATGTGCTTTTTTTGGGTACACTCTGGGTAATTGGTGCCATTGTAATCTTTCTCTTTTTCTGGTTTAAGACTCTGGGATATCTGGAGAAAGTCACAGAAGCTGCCAGTCAGATATACAGTTCTTCAGAGGAGCTTATAAACCTTCCCGAGGAGTTAAAGGAACTGGAGAACCGATTGAACCAGAGTAAGCTTGAATACAGGAAGAACGAACGTGCAGCAAGAGATGCCGAGCAGAGAAAAAACGATCTGGTGGTATATCTGGCTCATGACCTGAAGACGCCTCTTACTTCAGTAATCGGTTATCTGACGCTTCTTAGGGATGAGAAGGAAATATCAGAAGTCCTGAAAGAAAAATATCTTGCCATATCCTTAAGTAAAGCAGAAAAATTGGAAGAGCTTATCAATGAGTTCTTTGATATAACCCGCTTTAATCTGACCAATTTAACACTGGAATTAAGTAGGGTCAATATTACCAGGATGCTGGAGCAAATTGTATTTGAAGCCGGGCCGGCCTTAAAGGAGAAAGACCTTAACTGCAGACTAAATGCAGAGAGTGATATTTACATTCGCTGTGACGTAGGTAAAATGCAGAGGGTATTTGATAATTTACTGCGAAATGCCATTAACTACAGCTTTGAAGAAGATACCATAATCATTGCGGTGAAACAGAAAGCAAATGATATACACTTTATATTCATCAATCATGGAAATACAATCCCGGAGGAGAAGCTGAGCCGGATATTTGAGCAATTCTATCGGCTGGATACCTCCAGACAATCAAAAACCGGTGGTGCAGGCTTAGGACTTGCGATTGCAAAAGAAATCGTAGAATTACACCAGGGAAAGATTACTGCCGCCAGTAAAGATGAGGTCATTACTTTTGAAATAACCATGCCGGCAATGCTATAA
- the vanR gene encoding VanR-ABDEGLN family response regulator transcription factor — MGESILIVDDEKEIADLLEFYLQNEGFHVYKYYTGKEALECVDSNKLSLAVLDVMLPDIDGFRICQKIREKYFFPVIMLTAKVEDMDKIMGLTLGADDYITKPFNPLEVVARVKTQLRRYMRYNNAEEQESTVIDIRGLTINKDNHECQLFGRELALTPIEFSILWYLCERKGKVVSSEELFENVWKEKFLDNNNTVMAHIGRLREKMQENPKNPKFIKTVWGVGYKIE; from the coding sequence ATGGGAGAGTCAATTCTAATAGTAGATGATGAAAAAGAAATTGCCGACTTGCTGGAGTTCTATCTTCAGAATGAAGGCTTTCATGTATACAAATATTACACGGGGAAAGAAGCGCTGGAATGTGTAGATTCTAATAAGTTAAGTCTGGCGGTATTGGATGTAATGCTTCCGGATATTGATGGTTTTCGTATCTGCCAGAAGATTCGTGAAAAATATTTCTTCCCTGTTATTATGCTGACGGCAAAAGTGGAAGATATGGATAAAATTATGGGACTGACACTGGGGGCGGATGATTATATTACCAAACCATTTAATCCCTTGGAGGTAGTGGCAAGGGTTAAGACTCAGCTCCGAAGATATATGAGATATAACAATGCAGAAGAACAGGAAAGCACTGTTATTGACATAAGAGGGCTAACCATTAACAAAGACAATCATGAGTGTCAGCTGTTTGGCAGAGAACTTGCCCTGACTCCAATTGAATTTTCCATTCTCTGGTATCTGTGTGAACGCAAAGGAAAGGTTGTATCCTCAGAAGAACTCTTTGAGAATGTATGGAAGGAAAAATTTCTGGACAATAATAATACAGTGATGGCTCATATCGGAAGACTCAGGGAAAAGATGCAGGAGAATCCGAAGAATCCAAAGTTTATTAAAACTGTTTGGGGAGTGGGGTACAAGATTGAATAA
- a CDS encoding DUF6442 family protein translates to MNKEAILEKSRKEKPDEGMLLAENRGRKLGISVFCGFYVVITVFNLFTDQSNNIPTAMFWAYIAAEALPKYQFTKNKTYLIITISGFIAALAALLNFIIEYLGR, encoded by the coding sequence ATGAATAAAGAAGCAATACTTGAAAAAAGCAGAAAAGAGAAACCTGATGAGGGGATGTTACTTGCAGAAAATCGTGGAAGGAAGCTTGGAATAAGTGTGTTTTGCGGTTTCTATGTCGTAATTACCGTATTTAATTTATTTACGGATCAATCCAACAATATTCCAACAGCTATGTTCTGGGCTTATATTGCTGCTGAAGCCCTTCCCAAGTACCAATTCACCAAAAACAAAACATATCTTATTATAACGATTTCAGGTTTCATTGCTGCTTTAGCTGCCCTGTTAAACTTTATAATAGAATATTTAGGTAGATAA
- a CDS encoding helix-turn-helix transcriptional regulator, protein MNDELILKNNLKEARAELKLSQTQLAEMVGVSRNTISSIEVGQFNPTAKLALILCIALDKKFEDLFYFED, encoded by the coding sequence ATGAATGATGAATTAATCTTAAAAAACAATCTCAAAGAAGCACGGGCTGAATTGAAGCTCTCTCAGACTCAATTAGCAGAAATGGTTGGAGTATCGCGCAATACGATTAGCTCTATTGAAGTAGGTCAATTTAATCCCACTGCAAAATTAGCCCTGATATTATGTATTGCCCTGGATAAGAAATTTGAAGATTTATTTTATTTTGAGGACTGA
- a CDS encoding glycoside hydrolase family 3 protein, whose amino-acid sequence MSQKKTGIPLEGFAEFSRKAAGAGAVLIKNEGKVLPLKTGERVSVFGRIQKNYYRSGTGSGGSVNVAYTTNLLDGLRSKKHVHINEELAAVYENWIKSNPFDNGGGVWAGEPWNQTEMPLSSELVAQARKVSDKAIIVIGRTAGEDKDNAAAPGSYELTVDELAMLKAVTEHFEEVSVVLNVSNIIDMNWLDQKDYKYPIKSVIYSWQGGMEGGNAIADVLAGDVVPSGKLTDTIAYSIEDYPSTRNYGGEISNLYQEDIYVGYRYFETFCPEKVHYEFGYGLSYTDFSISDLTAETSKINGMDYITIQAKVKNIGEDYAGQEVVQVYYEAPQGKLGRPVRALGAFAKTGLLKPREEEVVTITMPVSVMAAYDDSGVTGHAYSYVLEAGEYRIYAGNSLRNTTLVTVNGNENFILQDLIVVESLQQAMAPVEGFTRIKPGKKKENGTYEIAYEEVPTRAYSLEERIKKNLPEEFSYTGNNGITLKDIAAGKNTMAEFLAQLTNEDLAALVRGEGMCHPLVTPGTASAFGGVTDSLTGYGIPLACTSDGPSGIRMDGGYLATQVPIGTLLAATWDTELIEELYVLEGKELLSNSIDMLLGPGMNIRRSPLNGRNFEYFSEDPLITGKFASAVVKGIMKGGSNATLKHFACNNQEKFRAKVDAVVSERALREIYLKGFEIAVKEGGANGVMTSYNPVNGHWSASNYDLNTTILRGEWGFEGIVMTDWWAIMNDVAMGRQAGTPADRKNTHYMVSAQNDLYMVVSNFGAEVNAYKDLTMEALEQGTLTRGELQRCAKNICKFLIKAPAFNKEESFEEEAVVVAADSTLADDNAIVVEEDTFVTIHPDTKALIRVKAKGTYRLMISVRSFGSELAQTSCGLFINNIQAATIQTGGTDGHWMKQRLVKAELSEGLYKLELQELKQGMDIEWVEFKKI is encoded by the coding sequence ATGAGTCAGAAGAAGACCGGAATCCCTTTGGAAGGATTTGCAGAATTTAGCAGGAAGGCAGCAGGAGCAGGAGCCGTTCTTATTAAGAATGAAGGAAAAGTACTCCCATTAAAGACTGGTGAGAGAGTATCTGTTTTCGGAAGAATTCAGAAGAATTATTACAGAAGCGGAACAGGGTCAGGAGGCAGTGTAAATGTAGCTTATACCACCAATCTCCTTGACGGTCTGAGAAGTAAAAAACATGTTCATATAAATGAAGAACTGGCAGCGGTCTATGAGAACTGGATTAAGAGTAACCCTTTTGATAACGGCGGAGGTGTTTGGGCAGGAGAGCCCTGGAATCAGACAGAAATGCCGCTTTCCAGTGAACTGGTGGCTCAAGCGAGAAAAGTATCCGATAAAGCAATTATCGTAATCGGACGTACTGCGGGAGAGGATAAAGATAATGCCGCCGCACCTGGCAGTTATGAGTTGACGGTTGATGAGCTGGCAATGCTTAAGGCTGTAACCGAACATTTTGAAGAGGTTTCCGTGGTTTTGAATGTATCAAATATTATCGATATGAACTGGCTTGATCAGAAAGATTACAAATATCCCATTAAGTCCGTTATCTATTCCTGGCAGGGCGGTATGGAAGGCGGTAATGCGATAGCTGACGTTCTAGCAGGTGATGTGGTTCCCAGCGGTAAGCTGACAGATACCATTGCATACTCCATAGAAGATTATCCCTCTACCAGAAATTATGGCGGTGAAATCAGTAATTTGTATCAGGAGGATATCTATGTAGGGTATCGTTACTTTGAGACCTTCTGTCCAGAAAAAGTACATTACGAGTTCGGTTACGGGTTATCCTATACTGATTTTTCTATTTCTGACTTAACAGCTGAAACCAGCAAAATTAACGGGATGGATTATATTACCATCCAGGCAAAGGTTAAGAACATCGGAGAAGACTATGCGGGTCAGGAAGTTGTGCAGGTGTATTATGAAGCACCACAGGGAAAGCTTGGACGTCCTGTGAGAGCCCTTGGAGCCTTTGCTAAGACGGGTCTGCTAAAGCCCAGGGAAGAGGAAGTGGTAACCATTACAATGCCTGTATCTGTTATGGCGGCTTATGATGACAGTGGTGTTACCGGACATGCTTATTCCTATGTCTTAGAGGCCGGTGAGTACCGTATCTATGCCGGTAACAGCCTTAGAAATACCACCTTGGTTACGGTTAATGGAAATGAGAACTTTATCCTGCAGGATTTAATTGTGGTGGAAAGTCTGCAGCAGGCTATGGCACCGGTAGAAGGTTTTACAAGAATCAAACCAGGCAAGAAGAAGGAAAATGGTACTTATGAGATTGCATATGAGGAGGTACCAACACGTGCCTACTCCTTAGAAGAAAGAATCAAAAAGAATCTTCCGGAGGAATTCAGCTATACAGGCAATAACGGTATAACGCTAAAGGATATAGCAGCCGGAAAGAATACCATGGCTGAATTTTTAGCACAGCTTACCAATGAGGATCTTGCAGCGCTGGTTAGAGGAGAAGGTATGTGTCATCCCCTCGTTACACCTGGAACTGCTTCTGCTTTTGGCGGTGTAACAGACAGCCTGACAGGATATGGCATACCTCTTGCCTGCACCTCTGACGGACCCTCAGGTATCCGTATGGACGGCGGTTATTTGGCTACCCAGGTACCAATAGGCACCCTGCTTGCAGCTACCTGGGATACTGAGTTAATTGAAGAACTGTATGTACTGGAAGGCAAGGAGCTTTTAAGCAACTCCATCGATATGCTGTTAGGACCAGGTATGAATATCCGCAGAAGTCCATTAAATGGACGTAATTTTGAGTATTTTTCAGAAGATCCTCTCATTACCGGTAAATTTGCCAGTGCGGTGGTTAAAGGGATTATGAAAGGTGGCTCCAATGCAACCTTAAAGCACTTTGCCTGCAACAATCAGGAGAAATTCCGTGCGAAAGTAGATGCGGTAGTATCTGAGCGTGCTTTAAGGGAAATCTATCTGAAGGGCTTTGAAATAGCAGTAAAAGAAGGTGGAGCCAACGGAGTTATGACTTCTTATAATCCTGTGAACGGGCACTGGTCAGCTTCTAATTATGATCTGAACACTACAATCCTAAGAGGCGAATGGGGCTTTGAAGGTATTGTAATGACAGACTGGTGGGCTATCATGAACGATGTGGCAATGGGCAGACAGGCTGGTACCCCTGCGGACAGAAAGAATACACATTACATGGTAAGTGCTCAGAATGATCTCTATATGGTTGTTAGTAACTTTGGAGCGGAAGTAAATGCCTACAAAGATCTTACCATGGAAGCGCTGGAGCAGGGAACCTTGACCAGAGGTGAATTACAGCGTTGTGCAAAGAATATCTGCAAATTCCTTATAAAGGCTCCTGCCTTTAACAAAGAAGAAAGCTTTGAGGAAGAGGCTGTGGTGGTTGCAGCAGATTCAACTTTAGCCGATGATAATGCAATTGTTGTTGAGGAGGATACCTTTGTTACAATCCATCCTGATACAAAGGCACTCATAAGAGTAAAGGCTAAAGGTACTTACAGACTCATGATAAGCGTAAGGTCCTTTGGCAGTGAACTTGCGCAGACTTCCTGCGGTCTGTTCATAAACAATATTCAGGCTGCCACGATTCAGACTGGCGGAACAGACGGTCATTGGATGAAACAGAGGCTCGTAAAAGCTGAACTGAGTGAGGGCTTGTACAAGCTGGAGCTTCAGGAGCTGAAGCAAGGTATGGATATTGAATGGGTGGAATTTAAGAAAATATAA
- a CDS encoding endonuclease/exonuclease/phosphatase family protein, whose product MQIVTFNIRCDYGQDGENNFVNRKDLIEKKIKEEQPDILCFQEVLPHVADWLKSNLTDYYVIGCGRDSKLENEQTCIAYRKELFNMVKMEVFWLSDTPDIPGSRYFNQSECPRTCTVLYLQEIKSAKVFRVYNTHLDHIGSDARSQGLSLIMERITKADYLGEVPFILTGDFNALPDSEELAVLRNYDNLYDCTESLGGTFHDYGRIKDEEKIDYIIADKAFCCKESVRWTDCVDGVYLSDHYPVSVVLY is encoded by the coding sequence ATGCAGATAGTAACATTTAATATACGTTGTGATTATGGTCAGGACGGTGAAAATAATTTTGTGAACCGAAAAGATCTGATAGAGAAGAAAATAAAAGAGGAACAGCCGGACATACTCTGCTTTCAGGAGGTACTTCCTCATGTGGCTGATTGGTTGAAAAGCAATCTGACAGATTATTATGTAATTGGCTGCGGCAGAGACAGTAAACTTGAAAATGAACAGACCTGTATTGCCTATCGTAAGGAGCTGTTTAATATGGTGAAGATGGAGGTCTTTTGGTTATCGGATACACCGGATATTCCCGGCAGCCGTTACTTTAATCAAAGTGAGTGTCCACGAACCTGTACTGTATTATATTTACAAGAAATCAAAAGCGCAAAAGTATTCCGCGTATACAATACTCACTTGGATCATATCGGCAGTGATGCCAGAAGCCAGGGATTAAGCCTTATTATGGAGAGAATAACCAAAGCAGATTATCTTGGCGAGGTTCCTTTCATTCTGACCGGAGACTTTAATGCTCTTCCTGATTCAGAAGAGCTGGCTGTATTAAGGAATTATGATAATCTTTATGACTGTACGGAGAGTCTTGGCGGTACTTTTCATGATTATGGCAGAATAAAAGACGAAGAAAAGATAGATTATATTATTGCGGATAAAGCTTTTTGCTGCAAGGAATCCGTCAGATGGACGGACTGTGTGGATGGGGTATATTTATCGGATCATTATCCCGTAAGTGTAGTACTGTATTGA
- a CDS encoding LacI family DNA-binding transcriptional regulator has translation MEVTIKEIAKLSGVGITTVSRVINNSGPVSPKTREKVMAVVREYNYIPNNSARNLKSNQSKSIALLVKSITNPFFQKMINVIEQKVSLRGYQLIIQNVTRLQNELDIAISETKDRNLQGVIIMGGSFSYTEAKFKALKIPCVFLTVSAGEEIPLESYSSVRINDELEAFKAVEYLISLGHRRIGFIMNAPGDEMTPNSLRFKGYLRALEQYNIPFDSSLVASEFSSLSGYDFGFKMMKQLLAQNKDMTAVFAFADIVAIGASKAILTSGLKIPENISIIGFDGIEEAEFYHPSIDTVSQPAEQMALSSVEVLFDMLQGGETKHMVFDSSLLKRGSCIVVHK, from the coding sequence ATGGAAGTAACGATTAAAGAAATTGCCAAGCTTTCAGGGGTAGGAATAACAACAGTATCAAGGGTTATAAATAATTCAGGACCGGTAAGTCCAAAGACCAGGGAAAAAGTCATGGCAGTAGTTCGGGAATACAATTATATTCCCAATAACAGTGCAAGAAACTTAAAGTCCAATCAGTCAAAAAGTATTGCTCTTCTGGTAAAATCAATCACTAATCCTTTTTTTCAGAAAATGATCAATGTGATTGAACAGAAAGTTTCCTTACGTGGCTATCAGCTGATCATCCAAAATGTAACAAGACTCCAAAATGAGCTTGATATTGCAATTTCTGAAACAAAAGACAGAAATCTGCAGGGTGTAATAATAATGGGAGGTTCCTTCAGCTATACAGAAGCGAAGTTCAAAGCTCTAAAGATTCCTTGTGTTTTTCTGACGGTTTCTGCAGGAGAAGAAATTCCGCTTGAAAGCTATTCCAGTGTTCGTATCAATGATGAACTGGAAGCCTTTAAAGCAGTGGAATACCTTATTTCCTTAGGTCACAGAAGAATCGGATTTATCATGAATGCCCCCGGTGATGAGATGACACCAAACTCTTTGCGTTTTAAGGGTTATTTAAGGGCGTTGGAACAATATAATATTCCTTTTGACTCCTCTTTGGTGGCATCGGAATTTTCATCCCTTTCAGGTTATGATTTCGGATTTAAAATGATGAAACAGCTCTTGGCACAGAATAAAGATATGACAGCCGTTTTTGCATTTGCTGACATCGTTGCTATCGGTGCTTCAAAAGCAATACTAACCAGCGGGTTAAAGATACCGGAAAACATTTCCATTATTGGTTTTGATGGTATCGAGGAGGCCGAATTCTATCATCCTTCTATCGATACGGTATCACAGCCGGCGGAACAGATGGCATTATCCAGTGTTGAGGTGCTTTTTGATATGCTTCAGGGCGGAGAGACCAAGCATATGGTATTTGACTCTTCGTTATTAAAAAGGGGTTCCTGTATTGTAGTGCATAAATGA
- a CDS encoding DUF3502 domain-containing protein yields MKKIIAMLLVVVLSIGMLAGCGKNSNSNNSNSGTTENNGAQTTDNGTVDTSKEVNLVLYLWGGEGVANKDILAKLNEKLKASINTTIEVKYIDWGDIATKYPLLWSSGEQFDMAYVSSTANVPYSTLVKQDALYDITDLVSKYTPALNEELEEKWNNVKVDGKIYAVPNNYSEYTAYGFVSRKDLMDKYGVTSISSIADMEKYMDAAVADGWTPLNGSSNLANDLYRMFIATTGGWLNAPGIPTSELYLVADKADTSKIIHPAFTDEFEAFAIKMNEWAKKGYWSKDILSASQDDKDNFYNGLSAGYISHQPDWTGNYGNQLKKLPGVDSEFYCFPEESGKIVKATGVGAATAISKNSKYPERALLVIEKLMTDKECYDLFQYGIEGSQYVLEDGKITQPEGFDATKNGGGFAAWAFRTDALNIPQAAEDPRRYTLNDEWSKVAIDDPFVGFSFDSTPITTELSIISTLDSQLGIQILLGKTSQDPKEAVAEYRKQLKAAGIDTVLDEVNKQWSAYNASK; encoded by the coding sequence ATGAAGAAAATTATTGCAATGTTATTAGTGGTAGTTTTGTCAATTGGAATGCTTGCAGGTTGCGGTAAGAACAGCAATAGCAATAACAGCAATTCCGGCACTACAGAAAACAATGGGGCACAAACAACAGATAACGGAACCGTGGATACCTCAAAGGAAGTGAATCTGGTTCTTTACTTATGGGGCGGCGAAGGTGTTGCTAATAAGGATATACTTGCTAAGTTAAATGAAAAGTTAAAAGCAAGCATCAATACCACCATTGAAGTTAAGTATATCGATTGGGGCGATATCGCAACGAAATATCCCTTACTGTGGTCATCAGGAGAGCAGTTTGATATGGCTTATGTATCTTCTACTGCAAATGTACCTTATTCAACACTTGTTAAGCAGGATGCGCTCTATGATATTACCGACCTGGTTTCTAAATACACACCTGCCTTAAATGAAGAATTGGAAGAAAAATGGAATAATGTGAAAGTTGACGGAAAAATCTATGCCGTTCCAAACAATTATTCAGAGTACACTGCATATGGTTTTGTAAGCCGTAAAGACTTAATGGACAAATATGGAGTTACTTCTATCAGCTCCATTGCAGACATGGAGAAATACATGGATGCTGCAGTAGCTGACGGCTGGACTCCTTTAAACGGAAGTTCAAACTTAGCAAATGATTTATACAGAATGTTTATCGCAACTACCGGAGGATGGCTTAATGCACCAGGAATTCCTACCTCAGAATTATACTTAGTAGCTGATAAAGCGGACACCAGTAAGATTATACACCCAGCATTTACAGATGAATTTGAAGCATTTGCAATTAAGATGAATGAGTGGGCTAAAAAAGGCTACTGGTCAAAGGATATTTTATCCGCATCACAGGATGACAAGGATAACTTCTATAACGGTTTATCTGCAGGCTACATCAGTCATCAGCCTGACTGGACTGGTAATTACGGAAATCAGTTAAAAAAATTACCAGGTGTTGATTCTGAATTTTACTGCTTCCCTGAAGAAAGTGGAAAGATTGTAAAAGCTACTGGTGTTGGTGCTGCTACAGCAATCAGCAAGAACTCCAAGTATCCTGAAAGAGCATTACTTGTAATAGAAAAATTAATGACAGACAAAGAATGCTATGATTTATTCCAGTATGGTATTGAAGGTAGCCAATATGTTTTAGAAGATGGTAAGATTACTCAACCAGAAGGCTTTGATGCTACTAAAAATGGTGGTGGATTTGCTGCATGGGCATTCCGTACAGATGCTTTAAATATTCCTCAGGCTGCTGAAGATCCCCGTCGTTATACATTAAATGATGAATGGTCAAAAGTTGCTATTGATGATCCATTTGTAGGATTTAGTTTTGACAGCACACCTATAACAACAGAGTTATCTATTATTTCCACTCTTGATTCTCAGCTTGGTATCCAGATTCTTTTAGGAAAGACATCACAAGATCCTAAAGAAGCAGTTGCTGAGTACAGGAAACAGTTAAAAGCAGCTGGAATTGATACAGTACTGGATGAAGTAAATAAGCAGTGGTCTGCTTACAATGCATCTAAGTAA
- a CDS encoding carbohydrate ABC transporter permease translates to MSDSKKITNRKPMGRDEKVMKVVFYILVTVFSLVCLFPFLLLISSSFMSEKEILTEGYKLIPKHISFSAYEFLGGNITNLLNAYKTTITLAVVGTSLGLFLMSMAGYVLCRNDFKYRNQISFFIYFTTLFSGGLIPSYILMVNGLGLKDNIWSMILPGLMGPWSIFLMRNFMKSIPDSLYESAAIDGAGDFRIYWKIFMPLSKPSLATIGLFLTLGYWNEWYNAMLYIQSTNKYPLQYFLQKIVSQANVQLLVQQGLSINTADLPSESIKMATAVAAIGPIILVYPFVQKYFVSGLTIGAVKG, encoded by the coding sequence ATGAGTGATTCGAAAAAGATAACCAATAGAAAACCAATGGGTAGAGATGAAAAAGTAATGAAAGTAGTCTTTTATATATTGGTCACAGTTTTTTCCTTAGTATGCCTGTTTCCTTTTCTTTTGTTAATATCCTCCTCTTTTATGAGTGAAAAAGAAATCCTGACTGAAGGCTACAAATTAATACCAAAGCATATCAGTTTCAGCGCCTATGAATTTTTAGGTGGTAATATAACAAACCTTCTGAATGCTTATAAGACGACAATTACCCTTGCAGTAGTTGGAACATCACTTGGATTATTTCTAATGTCTATGGCAGGTTATGTATTATGCCGAAATGATTTTAAATACCGTAATCAGATTTCGTTCTTTATTTACTTTACAACACTATTCAGCGGAGGTTTGATCCCAAGTTATATATTGATGGTAAATGGACTTGGATTAAAGGATAATATCTGGTCTATGATATTACCTGGACTTATGGGACCATGGTCGATTTTTCTTATGAGAAACTTTATGAAGTCAATTCCGGATTCCCTCTATGAATCAGCAGCCATTGACGGTGCCGGAGATTTCAGGATTTACTGGAAGATATTTATGCCCCTATCAAAACCTTCCCTGGCAACTATCGGATTATTTTTAACACTTGGTTACTGGAATGAATGGTACAATGCTATGCTTTATATACAGTCTACCAATAAGTATCCTTTGCAGTACTTCTTACAAAAGATAGTTAGCCAGGCTAATGTTCAGCTCCTTGTTCAGCAGGGATTAAGTATTAACACAGCAGATCTGCCGTCGGAATCTATAAAGATGGCAACAGCAGTAGCAGCAATAGGGCCAATAATTTTGGTATATCCATTTGTACAAAAATACTTTGTAAGTGGTCTAACCATAGGTGCTGTTAAAGGGTAA
- a CDS encoding ABC transporter permease, protein MGKLTIHFKNFFRELRRKRILFLMILPVIVYFIIFAYIPMPGAYIAFVDYSIGKGIFGSDFVGLKNFEFLAKTGDLWRITKNTLVYNLAFLAFCNLFQVAFAIMISELGSKWFKKISQSVILLPYFISMVIVGFFAYNLFNYDHGFINTFLMNIGLEKHDFYSDQGIWKYIIVFFKVWNQTGYGMIIYLATITGISADIYEAAALDGASPMQKIRYITIPLLKATVILLFLFGLGGILKGSFDLFYNLIGNNSVLFPQTDIIDTFVFRSLVGQFNFSQGAAVGFYQSIFGLILVLLVNAVVKKIEPDSALF, encoded by the coding sequence ATGGGAAAATTAACAATCCATTTTAAGAACTTCTTTCGCGAATTAAGGCGTAAGCGTATTTTGTTCTTAATGATTTTACCGGTTATTGTGTACTTTATTATTTTTGCCTACATACCTATGCCGGGTGCGTACATCGCATTTGTTGACTACAGTATAGGTAAGGGGATCTTCGGCAGTGATTTTGTCGGACTTAAGAATTTTGAATTTCTGGCAAAGACAGGTGATTTGTGGCGAATCACAAAAAACACTTTAGTGTATAACCTTGCGTTTCTGGCTTTTTGCAACCTGTTCCAAGTTGCCTTTGCTATTATGATATCTGAACTTGGAAGCAAATGGTTTAAAAAGATATCACAGTCTGTTATTCTGTTGCCGTATTTTATATCCATGGTTATTGTAGGTTTTTTTGCATATAACTTATTTAATTATGATCATGGTTTTATAAACACATTCTTGATGAATATAGGACTAGAGAAACATGATTTTTATTCAGACCAGGGAATCTGGAAATACATCATTGTATTTTTTAAGGTTTGGAATCAAACAGGATACGGTATGATAATATACCTTGCGACGATTACCGGTATCAGTGCAGATATTTATGAAGCTGCCGCCCTTGATGGTGCATCCCCTATGCAGAAGATTCGATATATCACCATACCATTATTAAAGGCTACGGTTATATTACTCTTCCTATTCGGTTTAGGTGGAATTTTAAAGGGTTCCTTTGATTTGTTCTATAACCTGATTGGTAATAATTCAGTATTATTCCCACAAACAGATATTATTGATACATTTGTATTCCGAAGCCTGGTAGGTCAGTTTAATTTCTCCCAGGGTGCAGCAGTTGGTTTCTACCAGTCAATTTTCGGATTGATACTCGTACTGTTGGTAAATGCTGTCGTTAAGAAAATAGAGCCAGACAGCGCGTTGTTTTAG